GGGCCTTCACGTTCTCGAGCTTCGAGACATCGATGTCCGCCGGAGTGAGGAGCACGCCGCCCTGCTTGAGGAAGGCCTCGTTCACCACGACCTGCGTCTCGTCGAATACCACCAGGTAGTCGGCCTCGCCCGTCGGGATCATCGGGGACTGAACTTCTTCGCCCTTCGCGAAGCGGACGTCGCTGGCGATGGAACCGCCGCGCTGGCTCATGCCGTGCACTTCGGCCTTCTTCACGTCGTAACCCTGTTCGAACACGAGTTCCGCCATCACGTCGCTCGCCTTGATAACGCCTGTGCCACCGAGGCCGGCAAATTTCACGTTAACTACGCTCATACAAATTAATCTCCGTTAAAAGTTGCCGTTTTTCTTTGCGGCGGCTTCGGACTCGGCGAGAGCCTTTTCCGCCTTTTCCTTGTTGGCCTTGTCCCAGGCGAGGATGCTCTTGAGGGCAAGAATGCAGGGGCTCTTCGCCACGATGAGCGTGAGCTCGTCCTTCTCGAGCGCTTCCTTAACGAGGCGCTTGAATTCCTCGGGTTCCTTGACCTGGTTCACTTCATAAACGTTGTCGAAACCGGCAGTCTTCGCGATGGCGCCGTAGTCCAGCTTGTAGGCCGGGCTGTGGTCGAGATGGCGGCCCGTACCCGGGTGTTCCTGCTGGCCCGTCATGGCGGTAATGCTGTTGTCGAGAATGATGACCACGTGGCCCGTTTCGGGGCGGTTGTAGCCCGCTTCCACGAGGCCCGTAATGCCGCTGTGCACGAAGGTGGAGTCGCCAATCACGGAGACGACCTTCTTGGCCTGTTCGCGCGGGAGCACGTTGCGAAGGCCAATGCCCATGCCGATAGCGGCACCCATGTCAATCATGTAGTCCATCGCGCTGATGGGCGGGAGGGCTGCCAGCGTGTAGCAACCGATATCGCCGGAAACGATGCAGTCGAGTTCCTTGAGAACCGCGAAAGAGCTGCGGTGCGGGCAGCCCGGGCAGAGCATAGGCGGCTTGCCCTTCACCGGAACCGGGTCCGGATTCTTGTCGCCAGCGATAATGCGGCGCACGCGATTCACGTCGAGTTCGCCGAAGCGGAAAATCGGGTCGAACTTGCTTTCGCACTGGATGCCTGCGGCCTTGATGTTCTCGGCGAGCCACGGGTCGTTTTCTTCGATCACCAGCAGGCGCTTGCCTTCGAAGTTACCAGCAAAATCCTTGATGAGCTGCATCGGCAGCGGGTACGTCATGCCGAGCTTGAGGATGCTCGCTTCCGGGGCGGCTTCACGCACGTGGTGGTAGCTGATGCCGCTCGTGATGATACCCATGTCGGCGCTGCGCATTTCCACCTTGTTCGGGCCTTCGGCCACGTTCCAGGCTTCCATCTCGTCCATCTTGGCACGGAGCTTGCGGCCCGCGGGCTTAGAGAAGCCGGGCACCATCACGTGCTGGGCGATGTTGCGTTCGAAGTTCGGCACCATCGCCGGGAGTTCTTCCTTCGGCACCACGATGGACTTGGAGTGGTCCACGCGGGTCGTCATGCGGAGGATTACGGGAATCTTGAACTTTTCGCTGGTCTGCATGGCGATGCGGAAGAAGTCGTATGCTTCCTGGGAGTTGCTGGGCTCGAACATCGGGCAGACGGATGCCTTCGCGTGGTTGCGGGTATCCTGTTCGTTCTGAGAACTGCCCTGGCCCGGATCATCGGCAACGATCCACACCATGCCGCCATCCACGCCCGTGTAGGTCGCGGTGTAGAGCACGTCGCTTGCCACGTTGAGGCCCACCATCTTCATGGTGACCACGCTGCGGGCATGGCCAAAGGCTGCACCCAGGGCCACTTCGGCGGCGACCTTCTCGTTGGGGGCCCACTGGGCATACCCGCCGAGTTCAGAATAGTCCTCGAGGATTTCGGTAGAGGGGGTTCCCGGGTAGCCTGCAGCAAACTGCACGTTGCAGTGGCGCATAGAAAGCGAGATGGCCTCGTTTCCCGAAATCAGCATCTTTTTCGCATTCGGATCAAAAGCTGGCATAGCGTTCCTTTTTTATTTGCAAAAACTTAAACAAGCAAATCCAAAATTAGAAAAACTCCCGAGGTTGTCGGGAGTCTCGCTAATTTTGCGCACCATCCAAAAGCAGCTACTTGCCGGCCTTGTTCTGCTCCAGCTCGTCTTCGAGTTTCTTGGTCTGGGCGTTGTTCGCGTCGATGATGTTCTTCAGGTTGTCGATTTCCACGCCCTGCTTGGCCACCTGGTCCTTGAGTTCTTCGCACTTGGCGGCGTAGGTCTGTTCCGATTCAATGCGGTTGTTCAGTTCCTTGCGCAGGCAATCTACAGAACCGCGGAGGGTGTCCACCGCCTGTTCGGCTTCTTTCAAGGCCGGATTTTCGTCGGCACCAGCCGCCTCAGAACAGGCGCACTTGCCGCCCATGAACTTCTTGGATAAAGCGACGGCGGCGGCAGCACCGGCAATCGCACCGACTAAAAAGGTTCCTGCTTTCATAAGAACTCCTTGTGTATTGATTCCTTCTCGGGAATATAGTAAAGTTCAAAAAGGAGATGCCCGCCTGCGCGGGCATGACAAGGGTGAGAAACCGCACACGGATCCTCACCTGCGCGAGGATGACAAGGGCGGCAGGTCCTAAAACCTTACTTTTTAGGTTTCGGGAACAGTTCCTTGATGATTTCGTCGATGTGCTTTTTCGTGTGGATTTTCAGGCCCTTCTTTGCAGGGGCCGGAAGTTCCGTCACATCCTTCTTGTTGCCTTCGGGCAGGTAGAGCGTCTTGACACCCGCCTCCTGAGCGGCAAGCGCCTTCTCGTTGAGTCCGCCGATGGGCAGCAGGTCTCCCGTAAGGCTCACCTCGCCCGTAAAGGCGATGTCCGGCGACACGGGCCTGCGGGTAAAGGCCGAAAGCAGGGACAGCGTAAGGGCGATTCCCGCCGACGGGCCGTCCTTGGGCACGGCACCCTCGGGCACGTGGATGTGAATATCGGTCTTCTTGACGATGGCGGGGTCAATGCCGAACCGCTGCAAACGTTCACGCACGAGGCTGAGAGCAATCTGGGCGGATTCCTTCATCACGTCACCCAGCTTTCCGGTGAGCAACAGGTGGCCCTTGCCCGAAAGGAGCTTGCATTCCAGCGTGAGGATTTCGCCACCTACACTGGTCCAGGCAAGGCCCGTAATCACGCCGTGATGTCCAGGAGCGGGCAGGCGGTTCTCGGTAAAGCGGGGAACGCCCAGGTATTCCTGCAGCTGCTTTTCGGTCAGGTCCTTCTTGACCTTCTTGCCCATGACAATTTCTTTGGCACGGTGTCGGACGATACTTTCCAGGGAGCGTTCCAGTTCACGGACGCCAGCCTCGCGGGTCCATTCCCGAATGACCTTTTCGATGAGAACGTCAGAAATAGAAATGTCCTTGTCCAGAGCAACACCGCAGCGCTCGCAGATTTTTGGAATCAGGAACTTCGATGCAATCTGCTTCTTTTCGTGGGCGTAATAGCCGGGGAGCCGCACCACTTCTAAGCGGTCCCGCAGGGCGTCGGGAATTTCGGCCTCGGAGTTGGCGGTAGCGATGAACAGCACACGGCTAAGGTCCAGACCCACTTCCATAAAGTGGTCCGTAAAGTCGTGATTCTGTTCCGGGTCCAGAACTTCTAGCAAGGCGCTGGCAGGGTCGCCCCTGAAGTCGGCGGCCATCTTGTCGATTTCGTCTAGCAGGAGCACAGGGTTCATGCATTTGGCCCGACGAAGCGCCTGGATAAAACGGCCAGGCATGGCACCAATGTAGGTGCGGCGATGCCCACGGATTTCGGCCTCGTCACGGACACCGCCCAAGGTAATGCGCACAAAGTTCCGCTGCATGGAGGCGGCGATGGATTCCACCAGGGTGGTCTTGCCAACGCCGGGAGGGCCCACCAGGCAAAGGATGGGAGCGCGACGTTCCGTGCCTGTGAGTTTCAGCACGGCGATGTATTCCAGAATGCGGTCCTTCACCTTGTCTAGCCCGAAATGCTTGGCATCCAGATCCGCCTTCACCTTTTTCAGGTTCAGCACCGTATCGCTGTAAACGCCATAGGGCATGGAGAGGAACCAGTCGATATAGTTCCGCACTACCGCATATTCCGGCGTGGTGGGGTGCATCAGGCGCATGCGGGCGATTTCCTCTTCCATCTTTTCCATGATGGCCGGGGAGAAATTCTTGGCCTTCAGTTTCTTTAGCAGCTGGTCCGGTTCCGAGGAGGAATTTTCGCCGTCGTTCAGTTCGTCTTGCAGCTGGCGAATCTGTTCACTGATGAACCATTCCTTCTGCTGCTGGGCCATTTTCTGACGAACGCTCTGCTGGATCTTGACCATCACGTTTTCGTTGTCGTCGGTGATGGACATAAGGGCCAACAACTTCGCAGCCATGTCGTCCAGAGATTCCGCTTCCAAGAAGTTCTGCTTTTCGGCCAAGGAAATCTGCAAGAAGGGGATAATCCCGTAAAAGGCATTCAGCTGGCTGTCCATGCCAAAGAAGGCATCTACCATGCCTTCGGCAATGTTCCGCTTGGCGGCATAGTCCCTGAAGTTGGAAAGTACATCGCCAAAGCTTTCGGTCTTGTCCTTGTTGCCAACAGGAACTTTCCGGGGAGATACCGTCACATGCAAGAATCCGTCTTTCAGTACGACAGAACGCAGGTCCACAATCTGCTCACCTTCCAGCACTACCTTCACGCAGCCGTTGGGGAAAGGCGTCACGTTGCTCACGTGGGCGGCAACGCCTACCGTGTACAAATCCAAAAGCGGGTTGGAAATTTCTTCTTGCTCAACATCCTTCTGGGTCACTAGAATAATTTCGCCATCGTGGGCCTCGGCGTATTCCAGGGCGCGGAGCGAAATATCGCGGCCCACCAGAATACGGCGGGTCGTAAAAGGGAAAACAATAGCGTCCCTCAAAGGCAAAAGAGGGAATACCTTAGAAAAATCAAAAGCCATATTTCAATAATAGTAAAGCAAGCAAAACCGGGCGTTATGCCACGTTCTTGCCGGCTTTTTTCGAGGATTTCTTCCCGGAAACCGCCAGAGGGTTCAAGCCCCTGCGGATAATTTCGTCTGTAAGCACCAGCTTCTTGGCTCCTGTACCGGGCATTTCGAACATAGCCTGCTGCAGGGACTTTTCCATGACGGAACGAAGCCCGCGGGCACCCGTCTTTCGACTCATGGTTTCGCGGACGATTTCTTTGAGGGCCTCGTCGGTAAAGTCCAGCTCGATACCGTCCATGGCAAAGAGGCTCTTGAACTGCTTGACCAGTGCGTTTTTCGGCTGGGTCAAGATGTTCAGCAAGGCCATCTCGTCCAGTTCTTCGAGAGCAACCGCA
This genomic stretch from Fibrobacter sp. harbors:
- a CDS encoding 2-oxoacid:acceptor oxidoreductase family protein — translated: MSVVNVKFAGLGGTGVIKASDVMAELVFEQGYDVKKAEVHGMSQRGGSIASDVRFAKGEEVQSPMIPTGEADYLVVFDETQVVVNEAFLKQGGVLLTPADIDVSKLENVKALNVAMLGKLSKHFDFTVDQWTVALNKLFAEKFHEGNKKAFMLGREG
- a CDS encoding thiamine pyrophosphate-binding protein, whose product is MPAFDPNAKKMLISGNEAISLSMRHCNVQFAAGYPGTPSTEILEDYSELGGYAQWAPNEKVAAEVALGAAFGHARSVVTMKMVGLNVASDVLYTATYTGVDGGMVWIVADDPGQGSSQNEQDTRNHAKASVCPMFEPSNSQEAYDFFRIAMQTSEKFKIPVILRMTTRVDHSKSIVVPKEELPAMVPNFERNIAQHVMVPGFSKPAGRKLRAKMDEMEAWNVAEGPNKVEMRSADMGIITSGISYHHVREAAPEASILKLGMTYPLPMQLIKDFAGNFEGKRLLVIEENDPWLAENIKAAGIQCESKFDPIFRFGELDVNRVRRIIAGDKNPDPVPVKGKPPMLCPGCPHRSSFAVLKELDCIVSGDIGCYTLAALPPISAMDYMIDMGAAIGMGIGLRNVLPREQAKKVVSVIGDSTFVHSGITGLVEAGYNRPETGHVVIILDNSITAMTGQQEHPGTGRHLDHSPAYKLDYGAIAKTAGFDNVYEVNQVKEPEEFKRLVKEALEKDELTLIVAKSPCILALKSILAWDKANKEKAEKALAESEAAAKKNGNF
- the lon gene encoding endopeptidase La, with the protein product MAFDFSKVFPLLPLRDAIVFPFTTRRILVGRDISLRALEYAEAHDGEIILVTQKDVEQEEISNPLLDLYTVGVAAHVSNVTPFPNGCVKVVLEGEQIVDLRSVVLKDGFLHVTVSPRKVPVGNKDKTESFGDVLSNFRDYAAKRNIAEGMVDAFFGMDSQLNAFYGIIPFLQISLAEKQNFLEAESLDDMAAKLLALMSITDDNENVMVKIQQSVRQKMAQQQKEWFISEQIRQLQDELNDGENSSSEPDQLLKKLKAKNFSPAIMEKMEEEIARMRLMHPTTPEYAVVRNYIDWFLSMPYGVYSDTVLNLKKVKADLDAKHFGLDKVKDRILEYIAVLKLTGTERRAPILCLVGPPGVGKTTLVESIAASMQRNFVRITLGGVRDEAEIRGHRRTYIGAMPGRFIQALRRAKCMNPVLLLDEIDKMAADFRGDPASALLEVLDPEQNHDFTDHFMEVGLDLSRVLFIATANSEAEIPDALRDRLEVVRLPGYYAHEKKQIASKFLIPKICERCGVALDKDISISDVLIEKVIREWTREAGVRELERSLESIVRHRAKEIVMGKKVKKDLTEKQLQEYLGVPRFTENRLPAPGHHGVITGLAWTSVGGEILTLECKLLSGKGHLLLTGKLGDVMKESAQIALSLVRERLQRFGIDPAIVKKTDIHIHVPEGAVPKDGPSAGIALTLSLLSAFTRRPVSPDIAFTGEVSLTGDLLPIGGLNEKALAAQEAGVKTLYLPEGNKKDVTELPAPAKKGLKIHTKKHIDEIIKELFPKPKK